The following are from one region of the Syngnathus acus chromosome 10, fSynAcu1.2, whole genome shotgun sequence genome:
- the ptcd3 gene encoding pentatricopeptide repeat domain-containing protein 3, mitochondrial has translation MVSSSQTPLRVSNMAASGRQVGKYIYKNNRILMSNLDLLLFHRNFVGISPIRQQAVEANKADSSEPITIPRKKVWRKESVLEALAMTVNRDPTAFPYQFQDDPYLSPRTAAEFKLFSLSQESGRSAAKYFVNNHPKFFTKDFAEPHIPCLMPDTISLCLEEVSEEALKERVSLRKVKAAVDMYDQMLQAGKSVSIETTHELLDLICLFCDRDPVNEDGPQTEDMEESRGDVKRWRGKFRRASDLLTLTWRENNNAERIFNLLPAKDTRCYSALIRGMVKHGAYAKAFSMYTDLLNNRLTADVHIFNALILAVPEVRDKYIERWDLVTEILKQMSQQKVQPNLLTFNSVLKVLRRCGSLARSLALQTLSEMRALRIAPSLATFDHVLAVFYKAASSGQGNTDMLQEVMSELAGKSFTCQDPGDVLFFASAMRLCMDYKDLELGYKIQNLVEVGENWRLLGDSFQRTIYYGRFFNLLCMMEHIDVVLKWYKELIPSLYYPNSQGLRELLQALDTDSRLDMLPTIWKDIRSMGQDKLELIEELLTLMAREKHSPEVQESFAVCALDVKSAFDGSRSRASLEWSNTALSHVTSLLLRANKIQEAWKMLQLFKAKNRVPSDKLLEDFLSVCRSEGSAQRAVELVQLSAAFCLQVTPKLAKLVLAEFELSEDQRDLVSELENVAEPTD, from the exons ATGGTTTCGTCCTCCCAGACGCCTTTGCGCGTAAGCAACATGGCGGCGTCCGGGAGACAAGTAGGAAAGTACATATACAAAAACAATAGAATTTTGATGAGCAACCTCGACCTGCTGTTATTTCACAG gAATTTTGTTGGGATCTCACCTATACGCCAACAAGCTGTAGAGGCCAATAAAG CGGACTCTTCAGAGCCCATCACCATCCCCAGAAAGAAAGTATG GCGCAAAGAGTCAGTATTGGAGGCCTTGGCTATGACAGTGAACAGG GATCCTACAGCATTTCCCTACCAATTCCAGGATGATCCTTACCTTTCACCGAGAACTGCTGCTGAGTTT AAgctgttctctctctctcaggaGTCTGGAAGATCTGCAGCTaaatactttgtcaacaaccatCCAAAGTTCTTCACCAAAGATTTTGCTGAGCCACATATACCT TGTCTGATGCCAGATACAATTTCACTGTGCCTTGAAGAAGTGAGCGAAGAGGCACTGAAGGAAAGGGTGAGCTTGAGAAAAGTCAAGGCTGCGGTCGACATGTACGATCAAATGCTGCAAGCTG GCAAATCTGTGTCCATAGAGACAACCCACGAACTGTTAGACTTGATTTGCCTCTTTTGTGACAGAGACCCTGTCAATGAGGATGGGCCACAGACTGAGGACATG GAGGAGTCAAGGGGTGATGTGAAGAGGTGGAGAGGGAAATTTCGTCGAGCATCAGACTTGCTGACGTTAACCTGGAGAGAAAATAACAATGCAGAAAGAATATTTAACCTGCTGCCAGCGAAAGATACTCGATGTTACTCCGCTCTCATCAGAGGCATGGTGAAG cATGGTGCCTATGCGAAGGCTTTCAGCATGTACACAGACCTACTCAACAACAGACTGACAG CCGACGTCCACATTTTCAACGCCCTGATCTTGGCTGTTCCAGAAGTCAGAGATAAATACATCGAGAGATGGGACCTCGTCACT gAAATTTTAAAGCAGATGAGTCAACAGAAAGTCCAGCCCAACTTGCTGACCTTTAACAGTGTTCTCAAAGTCTTGAGACGCTGTGGCTCTTTGGCCAGATCGTTGGCACTGCAGACTCTGAGTGAGATGAGGGCTCTGCGGATCG cGCCCAGTCTGGCCACCTTTGACCATGTCTTGGCTGTATTTTACAAAGCAG CATCATCTGGCCAGGGCAACACCGACATGTTACAGGAAGTGATGTCAGAGTTGGCAGGGAAAAGCTTCACCTGCCAGGACCCTGGAGATG TTCTATTTTTCGCTAGTGCCATGAGACTT TGTATGGATTATAAAGATCTGGAGCTGGGTTATAAAATCCAAAATCTGGTGGAGGTGGGGGAAAACTGGAGGCTTCTGGGGGATTCATTCCAACGGACCATTTACTA tggTCGCTTCTTCAACCTTTTGTGCATGATGGAGCACATTGATGTGGTGCTGAAATGGTATAAAGAGCTCATTCCATCG TTGTATTACCCAAACTCACAGGGACTGAGAGAACTCCTGCAGGCTCTGGACACAGACAGTCGCTTGGACATGCTGCCTACTATATGGAAAG ATATCCGGTCTATGGGTCAGGATAAACTAGAATTGATTGAAGAGCTCCTCACCTTGATGGCCAGAGAGAAACACAGTCCTGAG GTCCAAGAGTCATTTGCTGTATGTGCGCTGGATGTAAAAAGCGCATTTGATGGCAGCAGAAGTAGGGCCAGTCTGGAGTGGAGCAACACCGCCCTCTCACATGTTACTTCCCTGCTGCTGCGGGCCAACAAGATCCAAGAGGCTTG GAAGATGCTacagcttttcaaagcaaagaACAGAGTTCCATC CGATAAACTGCTAGAGGACTTCCTGTCCGTGTGCCGGAGCGAGGGCTCTGCCCAAAGAGCCGTGGAGCTCGTTCAGCTGTCGGCCGCCTTCTGTCTGCAGGTGACACCGAAACTGGCCAAGCTGGTGCTAGCTGAGTTTGAGCTGAGCGAGGACCAAAG AGATTTAGTGTCTGAGCTGGAGAATGTCGCGGAGCCCACAGACTGA